The DNA region TTCCCCGCCGCTTGTTCCCGAGTGCAAGCATTTTACTGACGTACGTGCAGTACGTCCATGATCAGGCGTCGATGCTTGCACAGCTCGGCGTGCTCGGCGCCAAAAGTCTGCCGATCCAATGGAGCGGCAGGCGCGCGGTATCTGGATGGGCGCGAATCGGTCGGATACGATCGCGCGATGGCTATCAAGCGAGTCTGCGTCTATTGCGCCTCGAGTCGTCAGTGCGACGCCGCCTATCACGACGCCGCCGCGCGCCTGGGCCGCACGTTGGCGCGCAACCAGGTAACGCTGGTCTATGGCGGCGGCAGCGTCGGCTCGATGGGTCATCTTGCGGATGCGGCGATTGCCGAAGGCGGCCGCGTGATCGGCGTCCTGCCGCGTTTCATGTACGACCTCGAATGGGGTCATCGCGGCCTGAGCGAGCTGCTGATCGTAAATGACCTGCACGAGCGCAAGCGCCTGATGATCGACGAAGTCGACGCGGTAATCGCGCTGCCCGGTGGATGCGGCACGCTCGAGGAGCTGTTCGAAGCGATCACGTGGAAGCGGCTTGGATTGTTCGGCGGCGCGATCGTGCTGGTCAACACTCTTGGCTTTTACGCGCAGTGCGCGGCGTTGCTGGAGAGCTGCATCGAGCGGCGTTTCATGGACGAGCGTCATCGTGCGATGTGGTCGCTCGTCGACCGGCCCGAGGATGTGCTCGACGCGATCGCCGGCGCGCCGCCCTGGCCGCATGGAAATCGCAATTT from Candidatus Binatus sp. includes:
- a CDS encoding TIGR00730 family Rossman fold protein yields the protein MAIKRVCVYCASSRQCDAAYHDAAARLGRTLARNQVTLVYGGGSVGSMGHLADAAIAEGGRVIGVLPRFMYDLEWGHRGLSELLIVNDLHERKRLMIDEVDAVIALPGGCGTLEELFEAITWKRLGLFGGAIVLVNTLGFYAQCAALLESCIERRFMDERHRAMWSLVDRPEDVLDAIAGAPPWPHGNRNFAAL